A portion of the Microbulbifer agarilyticus genome contains these proteins:
- a CDS encoding putative bifunctional diguanylate cyclase/phosphodiesterase, translating to MTEFDSQNATFHGQLDASTPDMAPSAQMSPAAAELALGEVADGVVITDPFGRIRYSNPLAGELCGSLVGLLPGQILSECLSLEDDEGVALDLGLNSGDAAEEVPSRRELRANLRRQGPRGADGEAELVEISVQINSVKDGISLDGYVVVLRHTSEARRISSRLSWQSSHDTLTRLPNRQTFEQALQQLLNRDTGPRQHHILLYLDVYQFKVVNDTLGYSAGDALLVAIARILTQCLGKNDLLGRVGSDEFALLLRDCTLEEAKRIVTRLREAVNDFVFEWETSETRPALSIGAVSVDTHAPPSSQLLATANDACSAAREQGRNRVKFFGDSRKALEKRRESTWLAEIHAAIRDDRLMLYRQPVVALQEKNRIHHYEVLVRMRGHDGDIISPGLFLPAAERYGIIDDVDRWVIRNIFKYMALEQSSGAGGFHYAINVSGISLGDEYFADFVLRELTDAGVAPSRVQFEITETSAINNLDRALMFIHKLRAAGCSFALDDFGRGASSLAYLRQLPVDYLKIDGSFVRNMLEDEIDSAMVSTVDHLAKRMGISTIAEFAETPELLERLRLMGVDYAQGFGIAAASCLPEISGPRPTSVD from the coding sequence TTGACTGAATTTGACTCTCAAAACGCCACCTTTCATGGCCAGCTCGATGCATCGACGCCGGATATGGCGCCGAGTGCACAGATGAGCCCGGCTGCTGCCGAACTGGCGCTGGGTGAGGTGGCCGATGGCGTAGTGATTACCGATCCCTTTGGTCGCATCCGTTACAGTAATCCGCTGGCTGGCGAGCTGTGTGGCAGCCTTGTGGGCTTGCTGCCCGGCCAGATTTTGTCGGAATGTCTCAGCCTCGAAGATGACGAAGGTGTGGCATTAGATCTGGGTCTGAATTCAGGTGACGCCGCAGAAGAAGTGCCAAGCCGTCGGGAGTTGCGTGCCAATTTGCGCAGGCAGGGGCCGCGGGGCGCGGATGGTGAAGCCGAGCTGGTTGAAATCAGTGTTCAGATAAACAGCGTCAAAGACGGCATAAGCCTGGACGGTTATGTCGTTGTTCTGCGGCACACGTCGGAAGCGCGGCGTATTTCTTCCCGCCTCAGCTGGCAAAGCAGTCACGATACGCTCACGCGTCTTCCCAATCGTCAGACATTTGAGCAGGCCCTGCAGCAATTGCTCAACCGAGATACCGGACCGCGCCAGCACCATATCCTGCTGTATCTCGATGTCTATCAATTCAAAGTGGTCAATGACACCCTCGGCTACAGCGCCGGTGATGCATTGCTGGTTGCCATAGCCCGTATCCTTACCCAGTGTCTGGGCAAGAACGATTTGTTGGGTCGCGTAGGCAGTGATGAATTTGCTCTGCTGCTTCGCGATTGCACGCTCGAAGAAGCCAAACGCATTGTCACGCGCCTACGCGAGGCGGTGAACGATTTTGTATTCGAGTGGGAAACCAGTGAAACCCGCCCAGCCCTGTCCATTGGTGCGGTGAGTGTTGATACGCACGCACCACCTTCCAGCCAGCTGCTGGCCACCGCCAACGATGCGTGTAGTGCAGCCCGTGAACAGGGGCGCAACCGGGTAAAATTCTTTGGCGATTCGCGCAAAGCGCTGGAGAAACGCCGCGAGAGCACTTGGCTGGCAGAGATTCATGCGGCGATTCGCGATGACCGCTTGATGCTTTATCGCCAGCCCGTGGTGGCGCTGCAGGAAAAAAACCGAATTCATCACTACGAAGTGCTGGTGCGTATGCGCGGGCACGATGGCGATATCATTTCCCCGGGACTGTTTTTACCAGCAGCTGAGCGCTACGGCATTATCGATGATGTGGATCGCTGGGTGATCCGTAACATATTCAAGTATATGGCGCTCGAGCAGAGCAGTGGTGCCGGTGGTTTCCACTATGCGATTAATGTTTCCGGTATCAGCCTGGGCGATGAGTACTTTGCCGATTTTGTGCTGCGTGAACTGACCGATGCGGGGGTTGCGCCGTCGCGGGTGCAGTTTGAAATTACCGAAACCAGCGCGATCAATAACCTGGATCGTGCGCTGATGTTTATTCACAAGTTGCGTGCGGCCGGCTGCAGTTTTGCGCTGGATGATTTTGGCCGAGGCGCCTCCTCGCTGGCCTACTTGCGTCAGTTGCCGGTGGATTACCTGAAGATCGACGGCTCCTTTGTGCGCAATATGCTCGAAGATGAGATCGATAGTGCGATGGTGAGTACGGTGGACCACCTGGCCAAGCGGATGGGAATCAGCACCATTGCGGAATTTGCGGAAACTCCGGAGCTGCTCGAGCGATTACGTTTGATGGGGGTGGATTACGCGCAGGGGTTTGGAATTGCCGCCGCCTCCTGTCTGCCCGAAATCAGCGGGCCGCGACCGACGTCTGTGGATTGA
- a CDS encoding YajG family lipoprotein, giving the protein MKTLLAILATGFAIMLGGCAHSPVQVEIKPQVSVAADNIGAGYTLSARGANQLSNDGLGSLGGIYSDSSNVTLANNIDRAIADALYQGFEAWSFRTVEGGGDVQVVATLTDLRYTSPNKLYTTKVDSGAAIQLQVTVKGATFFGNYSTSGKDRNLIKPSKEEVQSTINQLLSATLQRAFEDEKLKSFLRQHL; this is encoded by the coding sequence ATGAAAACACTGCTGGCGATATTGGCAACGGGTTTTGCAATCATGCTGGGTGGCTGTGCGCACAGCCCGGTACAGGTTGAGATCAAACCGCAGGTGAGCGTTGCAGCGGATAATATCGGAGCGGGCTACACCCTTTCCGCGCGCGGCGCTAACCAGCTGAGCAACGATGGGCTCGGTTCTCTGGGGGGTATCTACTCGGATTCCTCGAATGTAACCCTGGCCAACAATATTGACCGGGCGATCGCCGATGCCCTGTATCAGGGTTTTGAAGCCTGGTCATTCCGTACCGTGGAGGGTGGCGGTGATGTACAGGTCGTAGCGACACTGACCGACTTGCGCTACACCAGCCCGAACAAGCTCTATACCACCAAGGTGGACTCCGGTGCGGCGATTCAGCTGCAGGTTACGGTAAAGGGCGCTACGTTTTTTGGTAACTACAGCACCAGTGGCAAAGACCGCAATCTGATCAAGCCGAGCAAGGAAGAGGTGCAGAGCACCATCAACCAGCTGCTGAGTGCTACATTGCAGCGCGCGTTTGAAGATGAAAAATTGAAGTCGTTCTTGCGCCAGCACCTGTAA
- a CDS encoding N-acetylglucosaminyltransferase: MLLAGCATPPPPVPQVVVPPAPTGPSPEEVRQRTIRHFLTRAEVAQREGFITMPAGASAYDFYLQVLQLDPGNTQAKAGIQTLVMHQVDRARDALRRRSFGQVSSLLNTADEIAPGNPLSAEVRAQLQREQQRARQDVTLDGPGAQTVALPPAELSARSEVMVQMLTTTAQRIQQHQLRVIIVARDDAEGRWIYSQLRQAVPGYRVRGDIKLGNPPRLLLQKSR, from the coding sequence GTGCTGTTGGCAGGGTGTGCGACGCCGCCGCCTCCGGTGCCGCAAGTGGTCGTGCCACCGGCACCCACGGGCCCCAGCCCGGAAGAGGTGCGCCAACGTACCATCCGCCACTTTCTGACGCGTGCGGAAGTGGCACAGCGTGAGGGGTTTATTACTATGCCGGCCGGTGCCAGTGCCTACGATTTTTACCTGCAGGTGCTGCAGCTCGACCCCGGTAATACCCAGGCCAAGGCGGGTATCCAGACCCTGGTGATGCATCAAGTGGATAGGGCGCGCGATGCCCTGCGTCGGCGGTCCTTCGGGCAGGTGAGCAGCTTGCTGAATACGGCGGATGAAATTGCGCCCGGTAACCCCTTGTCGGCTGAGGTGCGCGCGCAATTGCAGCGCGAGCAGCAGCGTGCTCGGCAGGATGTGACTTTGGACGGGCCCGGTGCACAAACTGTGGCACTGCCGCCAGCCGAACTGTCGGCGCGCTCCGAGGTCATGGTGCAGATGCTCACGACCACCGCACAGCGTATCCAGCAGCATCAGTTGCGGGTCATTATTGTTGCCCGCGACGATGCGGAGGGGCGCTGGATCTACAGCCAGTTGCGTCAGGCGGTTCCCGGATACCGGGTTCGAGGTGACATAAAGCTCGGCAATCCACCGCGTTTACTGTTACAAAAGAGTCGTTAA
- a CDS encoding copper chaperone PCu(A)C: MKKNHTVTGLLRGIVLVSLFVAGAIHANESTGQQSVEQLNAVGYAREMPPGAPMGAAYLALQNLSASEYVLERIELPSHPEGRVELHTTLQEGGVSKMRALKNLALPAQTSIEMRPGATHLMVHGVRLKAGAKLPVRLVFADGSSYQLSLPVLGLNDALPAGMNAEVEQEGHHHHHGHHGHG, translated from the coding sequence ATGAAAAAAAATCACACAGTGACTGGCCTGTTGCGGGGCATTGTTCTGGTGTCCTTGTTTGTTGCCGGCGCGATACATGCAAACGAGTCGACCGGTCAGCAGTCTGTTGAGCAGCTGAACGCTGTCGGCTACGCCCGGGAAATGCCACCGGGTGCGCCAATGGGGGCCGCGTACCTGGCGTTGCAAAATCTGTCCGCGAGCGAATATGTGCTTGAGCGCATCGAATTGCCGTCCCATCCGGAGGGCCGTGTGGAATTGCACACGACCTTGCAGGAGGGCGGTGTAAGTAAGATGCGCGCATTGAAAAACCTCGCCTTGCCGGCGCAGACTTCTATCGAAATGCGTCCCGGTGCTACGCATCTGATGGTGCACGGTGTCAGGCTGAAAGCGGGTGCAAAGTTGCCGGTGAGACTCGTATTTGCAGACGGCAGCAGCTACCAGCTCTCATTACCGGTGCTGGGGCTCAATGATGCATTGCCTGCGGGAATGAACGCTGAGGTGGAGCAGGAAGGTCATCACCACCATCACGGTCACCATGGGCACGGTTAA
- a CDS encoding protein-disulfide reductase DsbD family protein, translating into MTANTSGMREIYPHNPLNTRRSPLNQLGAAMALLAALLCSVLLSAPASAQQENPFAALSGGQDDFLPVDEAYQLDVLLNDTDAAALFQIAPEYYLYRDKLSVYLLNGEDKTELPLTLQSGEVIWDDYFEKETEVYRWQLEVPLALPAGSSKARLQVNYQGCADAGLCYPPQTRNFDLDLLQKTATPVEGSGGLGSGPSGAASGSSAPLAGSASSTLFSNLLLAMALAFGGGMLLNLMPCVFPVLSIKALTITNSGDRQQLHGWAYTAGVVATFLLIAALMLGLRAAGEAVGWGFQLQSPVVVAALAYLFFAMGLSLSGLTEFGGRLMGLGANSESKGLSGSFSTGALATVVASPCTAPMMGSALGFAVTQPAPVALAVFAALGFGMAAPFLLLTYIPALAQRLPRPGPWMETLKQLLAFPMYLTAVWLLWVLGRQSGSDGVTLVLAGAVAIAFALWLWPRPATTGKTWLRTSTAVIAVAGAIWVLPNLDSNAGQPTQANKSDYWQTYSPEALAAARSEGRPVLINMTAAWCITCLANEKVVLSSDRITAAVEDLGITALKGDWTNQDPQITELLARYGRSSVPLYLLFPEGGGEPQILPQILTRDGLLTAMHSAVSEERLAESTSR; encoded by the coding sequence ATGACTGCGAACACTTCCGGCATGCGAGAAATTTATCCGCACAACCCGTTGAACACACGGCGCTCGCCACTCAACCAGCTGGGGGCGGCAATGGCTCTGCTGGCGGCATTGCTGTGCAGTGTGCTGCTGAGCGCGCCGGCGAGTGCCCAACAGGAAAACCCGTTCGCCGCGCTCAGTGGCGGCCAGGACGACTTTCTGCCAGTGGACGAAGCCTATCAGCTCGATGTCCTGTTAAATGACACGGACGCCGCCGCCCTGTTCCAAATCGCCCCAGAATATTACCTGTACCGGGACAAACTGTCGGTCTACCTGCTGAACGGCGAAGACAAGACCGAACTGCCGCTCACTCTGCAAAGCGGCGAGGTGATCTGGGACGACTATTTCGAAAAAGAAACCGAGGTGTATCGCTGGCAGCTGGAAGTTCCACTAGCGCTGCCCGCGGGATCCAGCAAGGCCCGCCTGCAGGTGAACTATCAGGGCTGCGCGGATGCGGGCCTGTGCTATCCGCCACAAACACGTAATTTTGACCTGGATCTGCTGCAAAAAACCGCCACCCCCGTTGAAGGCAGTGGTGGTCTGGGCTCCGGCCCCAGTGGCGCAGCAAGCGGCAGCTCTGCGCCCCTCGCCGGCAGCGCCAGTAGCACGCTTTTCTCCAACCTGTTATTGGCCATGGCGCTGGCATTTGGTGGCGGCATGCTGCTGAACCTGATGCCCTGTGTCTTCCCGGTACTGTCCATTAAGGCGCTGACCATCACCAATAGCGGTGACCGCCAGCAGCTGCACGGCTGGGCTTACACCGCGGGCGTGGTCGCAACCTTCCTGCTGATTGCCGCTTTGATGCTGGGCCTACGAGCCGCGGGTGAGGCCGTCGGCTGGGGCTTCCAGCTGCAGTCACCGGTAGTGGTAGCGGCGCTGGCCTACCTGTTTTTCGCCATGGGCCTCAGCCTGTCCGGGCTGACCGAGTTCGGCGGCCGCCTGATGGGGCTCGGCGCCAACAGTGAAAGCAAAGGCCTCAGCGGCTCCTTCTCCACCGGCGCACTGGCTACCGTAGTGGCCAGCCCATGTACCGCACCCATGATGGGCTCGGCGCTGGGCTTTGCCGTGACCCAACCCGCGCCAGTGGCACTCGCGGTATTCGCCGCACTCGGTTTCGGCATGGCGGCGCCCTTTTTGCTGCTTACTTATATCCCCGCACTGGCCCAACGCCTGCCGCGCCCCGGCCCATGGATGGAAACGCTCAAGCAACTGCTGGCCTTCCCCATGTATCTCACCGCTGTGTGGCTTTTATGGGTACTGGGCCGCCAGAGCGGCAGTGACGGGGTTACCCTGGTTCTGGCCGGTGCGGTCGCCATCGCCTTCGCCCTGTGGCTGTGGCCACGCCCCGCAACCACTGGCAAAACCTGGCTGCGGACCAGCACCGCCGTGATCGCGGTTGCCGGCGCCATTTGGGTATTGCCCAACCTGGACAGCAATGCCGGCCAGCCAACTCAGGCGAACAAAAGCGATTACTGGCAAACCTACTCGCCGGAAGCCCTTGCCGCTGCGCGCAGTGAGGGCCGCCCGGTGCTGATCAACATGACCGCTGCCTGGTGCATCACCTGCCTGGCCAACGAAAAAGTCGTACTTTCCAGCGACCGTATTACCGCGGCGGTAGAGGATCTTGGCATTACCGCCCTGAAAGGAGACTGGACCAACCAGGACCCGCAAATCACCGAGCTGCTCGCGCGCTATGGTCGCTCCAGCGTACCGTTGTACTTACTGTTTCCGGAGGGCGGCGGTGAACCACAGATTTTGCCGCAAATCCTGACCCGCGACGGTCTGCTCACCGCCATGCACAGCGCCGTGAGCGAAGAGCGCCTCGCTGAATCCACCAGCCGATAA
- a CDS encoding adenosine kinase: protein MHQYELYGIGAALLDTEIEVTDSDLKTLGVDKGVMTLVDDARQQQLVDDLKNHLVTASHACGGSGANTIIAASYFGLDTFYSCKVADDANGNFYRDNLAAAGVNYPEVLNNAAEGTTGKCLVLITPDAERSMNTYLGISAELSVNELDSDALAQSRWAYIEGYLVSSPTGRAAAIALREQAESSGVKTALSLSDPMMVQLFHDGLKEMIGGGVDLLFCNRDEALQYCATDALQEAAQTLRNHSKAFAITLGADGALLWDGEQEYRVSSPKVNAIDTNGAGDMFAGAFLYGINRGMSFAEAGELACRAAAQVVSQYGPRLRAEQHKELLEQTASV from the coding sequence ATGCACCAGTATGAACTCTATGGCATTGGCGCCGCCCTGCTCGATACCGAAATTGAAGTCACCGACAGCGACCTGAAAACCCTCGGCGTGGATAAAGGGGTCATGACCCTGGTGGACGACGCGCGCCAGCAGCAGCTGGTGGACGACCTGAAAAACCACCTGGTCACCGCCAGCCACGCCTGTGGCGGCTCCGGTGCCAATACCATCATCGCCGCCAGCTACTTCGGCCTCGATACCTTCTATTCCTGCAAGGTCGCAGACGATGCCAACGGCAACTTCTACCGCGACAACCTGGCCGCAGCGGGCGTGAACTACCCGGAGGTCCTGAACAACGCCGCCGAGGGCACTACCGGCAAATGCCTGGTACTGATCACCCCCGACGCCGAGCGCAGCATGAACACCTATCTGGGCATCAGCGCCGAACTATCAGTCAATGAACTCGACAGTGATGCGCTGGCGCAGTCCCGCTGGGCATATATCGAAGGCTATTTGGTGTCGTCACCCACCGGCCGCGCTGCTGCCATTGCCCTGCGCGAACAGGCCGAGTCCAGCGGCGTAAAAACCGCTCTGAGCTTATCCGACCCCATGATGGTGCAACTGTTCCACGACGGTCTGAAAGAAATGATCGGCGGCGGCGTCGACCTACTGTTCTGTAACCGCGATGAAGCCCTGCAATACTGCGCCACCGATGCCCTGCAGGAAGCCGCACAGACCCTGCGCAACCACAGCAAGGCCTTCGCCATCACCCTCGGTGCCGACGGTGCCCTGTTGTGGGACGGCGAACAGGAATACCGCGTATCCAGCCCCAAGGTAAACGCCATCGACACCAATGGTGCCGGCGACATGTTTGCCGGCGCTTTCTTGTATGGGATTAACCGCGGTATGAGTTTTGCCGAAGCAGGTGAGTTGGCTTGCCGGGCGGCAGCGCAAGTAGTGAGCCAGTATGGGCCGCGTTTGCGTGCGGAACAGCACAAAGAATTGCTGGAGCAAACCGCAAGCGTTTAA